GCGGACCTGCGCCTGTTCGTGACGGGAATGCACCTCGCGCCCGAGTACGGACAAACGGTACGGCAGATCGAAGCGGACGGGTTCCCGATCGCGGAACGGATCGAGGCGCTCCTCGCGTCGGACGCGCCGGGCGGGATCGCGGCATCAATGGGGCTGGGCACGATCGGTTTCGCACAGGCGTTCGCGCGGAGGCGACCCGACATCCTCGTCGTACTCGGCGACCGGTTCGAGATGCACGCCGCCGCTCTCGCGGCCCTCCCGTTCAAACTGCCGGTCGCGCACATCCACGGCGGCGAGGTGACCGAAGGGGCCATTGACGACGCCCTGCGGCACTCGCTGACGAAGCTGGCGCACCTGCACTTCGTGGCCGCCGAGGTTTACGCCCGCCGCGTCGTTCAGCTCGGTGAGGAGCCGTGGCGCGTGACCGTGAGCGGCGCGCCGGCCCTGGACGACGTCGCGGCCGTCTCTCGCCCGTCCCCCGCGCAACTGGAAGCGCGCATCGGCCTGCCCCTTGAACCGGCCCCGCTGCTGGTCACGTTCCACCCCGTCACCCTGGAGTACGAGCGCACGGAGTGGCACGTGGGCGAACTGCTGGCCGCCCTGGACGCCGCCGAGCTCCCCGTCGTATTCACGCGCCCGAACGCCGACACACAGGGGCGGACCGTGGCCCGGCTCATCGAGGCGTTCGCCCGCACCCGCCCGTGGGCCGTACTCGCCGGGGACCTGGGCACCGAGGCGTACTTCGGGCTAATGGAGTGCGCCGCGGCGATGGTGGG
The Gemmata palustris DNA segment above includes these coding regions:
- the neuC gene encoding UDP-N-acetylglucosamine 2-epimerase translates to MRAIGVVTAARSEYGIYKPLLRKLRARPDADLRLFVTGMHLAPEYGQTVRQIEADGFPIAERIEALLASDAPGGIAASMGLGTIGFAQAFARRRPDILVVLGDRFEMHAAALAALPFKLPVAHIHGGEVTEGAIDDALRHSLTKLAHLHFVAAEVYARRVVQLGEEPWRVTVSGAPALDDVAAVSRPSPAQLEARIGLPLEPAPLLVTFHPVTLEYERTEWHVGELLAALDAAELPVVFTRPNADTQGRTVARLIEAFARTRPWAVLAGDLGTEAYFGLMECAAAMVGNSSSGLIEAPSFKLPVVNIGTRQRGRHRAANVIDVGYGRAEVIDGIRRATRPDFRTVELRQLTNPFDRGGAAEIIAERLLSAPLGDELVKKRFYDLPPVEDGPCDRAA